Proteins encoded by one window of Paraburkholderia sprentiae WSM5005:
- a CDS encoding Gfo/Idh/MocA family protein yields MAKDEIVWGVLGAAKINDKVVVPMHNAPKCRVKGIASRSAQKAREAAARYGLAVAYDSYEALLADPEIDAVYIPLPNHLHVEWTIKSVEAGKHVLCEKPISLDAQQVERLIAARDKTGRYIQEAFMVRTHPQWLKVRTLIDEGAIGELRAVTGGFTYHNTNEHNIRNRSELGGGGLLDIGCYPITTSRFTIGREPRRVVALMEQDPAFKVDRLGSVLMDFDGVQASFFYSTQTYPYQRMLFHGTQGRIEVEIPFNAPNDRPTRLLLSEHSGDGVATDRWLEFPVCDQYGVAATAFAQAILSGSQQAIALEDARANMRVIDAVFRSARSGAWETITEG; encoded by the coding sequence ATGGCAAAAGATGAAATAGTCTGGGGAGTGTTGGGTGCCGCAAAAATCAACGACAAGGTGGTCGTGCCCATGCACAATGCGCCGAAGTGTCGGGTGAAAGGCATCGCGTCACGCTCTGCGCAGAAGGCGCGGGAAGCCGCGGCAAGATACGGTCTGGCGGTCGCATACGACAGTTACGAGGCGCTCCTCGCGGACCCGGAAATCGACGCGGTCTATATTCCCTTACCGAATCATCTGCACGTGGAATGGACGATCAAGTCCGTTGAGGCGGGCAAGCACGTCTTGTGTGAGAAGCCGATCAGTCTGGACGCTCAACAGGTTGAACGACTGATCGCCGCACGCGACAAGACCGGACGATACATCCAGGAAGCCTTCATGGTTCGCACGCATCCGCAATGGCTGAAGGTGCGGACCTTGATCGACGAAGGTGCGATTGGCGAATTGCGGGCAGTGACCGGCGGTTTCACCTATCACAACACGAACGAACACAATATCCGCAACAGGAGCGAGTTAGGCGGTGGCGGTCTGCTCGATATTGGTTGTTATCCGATCACCACGTCGCGCTTCACTATCGGGCGCGAGCCGCGACGCGTCGTTGCGCTGATGGAGCAGGATCCGGCATTCAAGGTGGACCGGCTCGGCTCCGTGTTGATGGACTTCGATGGCGTGCAGGCGAGTTTCTTTTACTCGACTCAGACCTATCCGTATCAGCGGATGCTATTTCACGGTACCCAAGGGCGGATCGAAGTCGAAATTCCATTCAATGCACCGAACGATCGACCGACGCGCCTGTTGCTGAGTGAACACTCGGGCGACGGTGTCGCGACGGATCGCTGGCTGGAGTTTCCGGTGTGCGATCAATATGGCGTTGCGGCCACCGCGTTCGCGCAAGCGATCTTGAGTGGAAGCCAGCAGGCCATTGCGCTAGAAGACGCGCGCGCGAACATGCGAGTGATCGATGCCGTGTTCCGCTCGGCCCGCTCGGGCGCGTGGGAGACGATCACCGAAGGTTGA
- a CDS encoding SDR family oxidoreductase produces the protein MRIFLTGATGFIGSALVPELIEAGHRVIGMTRSDAGAQALTAAGAEVHRGTLEDPDSLRIGAAKSDAVIHLAFDHDFSHFVENCEKDKRAIAALGSALAGSDRPLLITSGTGVGSRDHGQPATEDVFNTSHPNPRIGSELAGNALLEAGVNVSVMRLPQVHNPFRQGLITPLVQIAREKGLCAYVEDGRNRWPAGHLSDVVRLYRLAIEKGERGARYHAVGEEGVSAREIAEALGRGLKLPVVSIARDEAQAYFGWLAMFAALDMPASSALTQARLGWQPTGPTLLSDLNEARYV, from the coding sequence ATGCGAATCTTTCTGACGGGCGCGACCGGGTTTATCGGCTCGGCTTTGGTGCCCGAACTTATCGAAGCGGGACATCGGGTTATCGGCATGACCCGGTCCGATGCGGGCGCACAGGCGCTAACCGCAGCGGGGGCGGAGGTCCATCGCGGCACGCTAGAAGACCCCGACAGCTTGCGCATCGGCGCCGCGAAGTCCGACGCCGTCATCCACCTCGCGTTCGATCACGATTTCTCGCACTTCGTGGAGAACTGCGAGAAGGACAAGCGCGCGATCGCAGCACTGGGCTCGGCGCTGGCCGGCTCGGATCGGCCGCTTCTGATCACGTCGGGCACGGGCGTCGGCAGCCGCGATCACGGGCAGCCGGCCACCGAAGATGTGTTCAACACCAGTCACCCGAACCCGCGCATCGGCTCCGAACTGGCCGGCAATGCGCTGCTGGAGGCGGGCGTCAATGTATCGGTGATGCGCTTGCCGCAAGTGCATAACCCGTTCAGGCAAGGCCTCATCACGCCGCTGGTCCAGATCGCGCGGGAGAAGGGCCTATGCGCCTATGTGGAGGACGGACGTAACCGCTGGCCGGCGGGGCATCTGTCGGATGTCGTGCGGCTGTACCGGCTTGCGATCGAGAAGGGCGAACGCGGGGCGCGCTATCACGCGGTCGGTGAAGAAGGCGTTAGCGCTCGCGAGATTGCCGAGGCGCTGGGGCGCGGCCTGAAGCTGCCGGTCGTGTCGATCGCGCGCGACGAAGCGCAGGCCTACTTCGGATGGCTGGCGATGTTCGCCGCGCTCGATATGCCGGCATCGAGTGCGCTGACGCAGGCGCGCTTGGGCTGGCAACCGACAGGCCCGACGCTTCTATCCGATCTGAACGAAGCGCGCTACGTCTAG
- a CDS encoding GntR family transcriptional regulator: MKKHATSRTVSRLDRSRHAAPQVFERLREMILSLELTPGTVLSRTELAGRYGLSQTPVRDALMKLGEEGLVDIYPQHATVVSQINVTSALQAHFLRRSIELEVVRTLAEQRDPTLIAELRVAIARQTELLDLKNYEQFSLLDQAFHRQMYEAAGVPQLWDLVRRLSGHIDRLRRLHLPVEGKTMAVVRDHTEIIDAIDKGDVEAAQAALRKHLSGTLNQIDQIRTSHPNFLADD; the protein is encoded by the coding sequence ATGAAAAAACACGCTACCTCGCGCACGGTGAGCCGGCTCGACCGCTCCCGTCACGCCGCGCCGCAAGTATTCGAACGACTGCGCGAAATGATCCTTTCCCTCGAACTGACGCCGGGCACGGTGCTCTCGCGCACCGAGCTGGCGGGCCGCTACGGGCTGAGCCAGACGCCGGTGCGCGACGCGCTGATGAAGCTCGGCGAGGAAGGCCTCGTCGACATCTATCCGCAGCACGCAACGGTCGTTAGTCAGATCAACGTGACCTCCGCGCTGCAGGCGCACTTCCTGCGCCGCTCGATCGAACTCGAAGTGGTGCGCACGCTCGCGGAGCAGCGCGACCCAACGCTGATCGCTGAACTGCGCGTCGCGATCGCGCGGCAAACGGAATTGCTCGACCTGAAGAACTACGAGCAGTTCTCGCTGCTCGATCAGGCGTTTCACCGGCAGATGTACGAGGCGGCGGGCGTGCCGCAGCTATGGGACCTGGTGCGCAGGCTGAGCGGCCATATCGACCGGCTGCGGCGCCTGCATCTGCCGGTAGAGGGCAAGACGATGGCGGTGGTGCGCGATCACACGGAGATCATCGATGCGATCGACAAGGGCGATGTCGAGGCCGCGCAGGCGGCGTTACGCAAACATCTGTCGGGGACGCTGAATCAGATCGATCAGATCAGGACGAGTCATCCGAATTTTTTGGCGGATGATTGA
- a CDS encoding MFS transporter yields the protein MKTMEATTAAASTAVGRYRWTICAMIFAATTINYMDRQMLGLLAPLLQKDIGWSQVQYAQTVMVFTVAYAVGLAIFGRIADRVSTKKVYGSAMAMWSLAAMLHAVASTVPGFAAVRGLLGFGEAANFPVAIRTTAMWFPKKERALATGLWNMGATIGGIIAPAFVPLAALMWGWRATFIAGGATGFIWLAVWLLVYRQPSQHPSVTKEELDYINADREEVVEQKVSWLSVLKYRETWAFVFGKLLTDPVWWFYLFWLPKWLNESRHIDIGHMGLPLIAIYTMASVGSVAGGWLSSRLMARTNKPNFARKVTMLVCALCVVPIATLSYFQSLWYAVFAVGLAAAAHQGWSANLVTTVGDVFPKRLVGTVVGIGGVAGMVGSFFYSGVIGETLQRTGQYWALFTVGASAYLVALGIIHLLMPRMTAVKLRD from the coding sequence ATGAAAACGATGGAAGCCACGACGGCCGCCGCAAGCACGGCTGTCGGACGATACCGATGGACGATCTGCGCGATGATCTTCGCCGCGACGACGATCAACTACATGGATCGTCAGATGCTCGGGCTGCTCGCGCCGCTGCTGCAAAAAGACATCGGCTGGAGCCAGGTGCAGTACGCGCAGACCGTGATGGTGTTTACGGTCGCCTATGCGGTGGGTCTCGCGATTTTCGGCCGCATCGCGGACCGCGTCAGCACGAAGAAGGTCTACGGCAGCGCGATGGCGATGTGGAGTCTCGCGGCGATGCTGCACGCGGTGGCATCGACCGTGCCGGGCTTCGCGGCCGTGCGCGGTCTGCTCGGCTTTGGCGAAGCGGCCAATTTTCCGGTGGCGATCCGCACGACGGCCATGTGGTTTCCGAAGAAAGAACGCGCATTGGCGACTGGCTTGTGGAACATGGGCGCGACGATCGGCGGCATCATCGCACCGGCCTTCGTGCCGCTCGCCGCGCTGATGTGGGGCTGGCGCGCGACGTTCATCGCGGGCGGCGCGACCGGTTTCATCTGGCTGGCGGTGTGGCTGCTGGTTTATCGGCAGCCTTCGCAGCATCCGTCGGTGACGAAGGAAGAGCTCGACTACATCAACGCGGATCGCGAAGAAGTCGTCGAACAGAAAGTCAGCTGGTTGTCGGTGCTCAAGTACCGCGAGACGTGGGCGTTCGTGTTCGGCAAGCTGCTGACCGATCCGGTGTGGTGGTTCTATCTGTTCTGGCTGCCGAAGTGGCTCAATGAATCGCGCCATATCGACATCGGCCATATGGGTCTCCCGCTGATCGCCATCTATACGATGGCATCGGTCGGCAGCGTGGCGGGCGGCTGGCTGTCGTCGCGTTTGATGGCACGCACCAACAAGCCGAATTTTGCGCGCAAGGTGACGATGCTCGTTTGTGCGTTGTGCGTGGTGCCGATCGCCACCTTGTCGTATTTTCAGAGCCTGTGGTACGCGGTGTTCGCCGTGGGTCTCGCGGCAGCGGCGCACCAGGGCTGGTCGGCGAACCTCGTCACGACGGTCGGCGACGTGTTTCCGAAGCGGCTCGTCGGCACGGTGGTCGGTATCGGCGGCGTGGCCGGGATGGTCGGCTCGTTCTTCTACTCGGGCGTGATCGGCGAGACGTTGCAGCGCACCGGGCAGTATTGGGCGCTCTTCACTGTCGGCGCGTCGGCGTATCTGGTTGCGTTGGGCATCATTCATCTGCTGATGCCGCGGATGACGGCGGTGAAGTTGCGGGATTGA
- a CDS encoding alpha-amylase family glycosyl hydrolase yields the protein MSELAWWQRGVIYQIYPRSFQDSNGDGIGDLPGISARLEYLAALGVDAVWISPIYPSPMADFGYDVADYCNIDPIFGTLDGFKQLMGHAHRLGLKVLLDFVPNHSSDRHPWFEESRSSRDNPKRDWYLWRDPAPDGGPPNNWLSRMGGSAWKWDEVTGQYYFHAFLPEQPDLNWRNPQVRGAMDEVLRFWLDCGVDGFRVDVLWLLIKDAQFRDNPPNPGYRPGEPDHHRLLQSYTEDQPEVHDIVRSMRATLDEYGERVLIGEIYLSVPQLVKYYGVNGDGAHMPFNFQLLNARWKADEIAGMIRDYDIALPEYAWPNWVLGNHDNPRVASRVGTAQARVAAVLLLTLRGTPTLYYGDEIGMTDGEIPPDRIHDPAELRQPGICQGRDPERTPMQWDGSLPNAGFTDGRPWLPIATTTSVREQDGDRSSMLSLYRHLLSLRRSNAALVQGAIDNVEAYGDVLTYERRYGNQCLFIALNMGVEDATVQSRSGVVLLSTVSARIGENFVQGANSLAASEAVVVAV from the coding sequence ATGTCGGAGCTGGCGTGGTGGCAACGCGGCGTGATCTATCAGATCTATCCGCGCTCGTTTCAGGACAGTAACGGCGATGGCATCGGCGATCTGCCCGGCATCAGCGCGCGCCTTGAATATCTCGCGGCGCTAGGCGTCGATGCGGTGTGGATCTCTCCGATCTACCCGTCGCCCATGGCCGACTTTGGCTACGACGTTGCCGACTACTGCAACATCGATCCCATATTCGGCACTCTGGACGGGTTCAAGCAATTGATGGGCCACGCACATCGGCTGGGGCTCAAGGTGCTGCTCGATTTCGTGCCGAATCATTCGTCGGACCGGCATCCGTGGTTCGAGGAAAGCCGCTCGTCGCGGGACAATCCGAAACGCGACTGGTATCTGTGGCGCGATCCCGCGCCCGACGGTGGGCCGCCAAACAACTGGTTGAGCCGCATGGGCGGCTCGGCGTGGAAATGGGACGAGGTGACGGGGCAGTACTACTTTCACGCATTTTTGCCGGAGCAGCCTGACCTGAACTGGAGAAACCCGCAAGTACGCGGCGCCATGGATGAAGTGCTGCGCTTCTGGCTCGATTGCGGCGTGGACGGCTTTCGCGTGGACGTGCTGTGGCTGTTGATCAAGGACGCGCAGTTTCGCGACAATCCGCCCAATCCCGGATACCGGCCCGGCGAGCCGGACCATCATCGGCTATTGCAAAGTTACACCGAGGATCAGCCGGAAGTGCATGACATCGTCCGCTCGATGCGCGCCACACTGGACGAGTACGGCGAGCGCGTGCTCATCGGTGAAATCTATCTGAGCGTCCCGCAACTGGTGAAGTATTACGGCGTGAACGGCGATGGCGCGCACATGCCGTTCAATTTCCAGTTGCTCAACGCGAGATGGAAAGCGGACGAGATCGCCGGCATGATCCGGGATTACGACATTGCATTGCCCGAATACGCGTGGCCGAACTGGGTGCTGGGAAACCACGACAACCCGCGTGTCGCGTCACGCGTCGGCACCGCACAGGCGCGGGTGGCCGCTGTACTTCTGTTGACGCTTCGAGGAACGCCGACGCTTTACTACGGCGATGAAATCGGCATGACAGATGGCGAGATCCCGCCAGATCGGATTCATGATCCGGCGGAACTGCGTCAACCGGGCATTTGCCAGGGGCGCGATCCTGAGCGTACGCCCATGCAATGGGATGGCTCGCTGCCCAATGCTGGTTTTACCGACGGCAGACCGTGGTTGCCCATTGCAACGACGACCAGCGTGCGCGAACAGGACGGCGACAGGTCGAGCATGTTGTCGCTATATCGTCATCTGCTGAGCTTGCGCCGCAGCAACGCCGCGCTCGTGCAGGGCGCGATCGACAATGTCGAGGCTTACGGCGACGTGCTGACCTACGAGCGGCGATACGGCAACCAATGCCTATTTATCGCGCTGAACATGGGCGTCGAAGACGCTACCGTGCAATCGCGCTCGGGCGTGGTGTTGCTATCGACGGTGAGCGCGCGCATCGGCGAAAACTTCGTCCAGGGTGCCAATTCGCTCGCCGCTAGCGAGGCGGTCGTCGTGGCCGTTTGA
- a CDS encoding MFS transporter has translation MSSPMAGTARPEHAGVLASAVRKIKWRVLPLFVVMFIVNYIDRVNIGFVRQHLSADLGIGAAAYGLGAGLFFISYAIFEVPSNILLQRFGAKLWLARIMLTWGLAAAGMAFVRGETSFYAVRLLLGAAEAGFFPGVIYYFTQWLPSNERGKAMAIFLSGSALASVVSGPISGGLMLIEGAGLRGWQWMFVIEGMFSVVLAGFVLLWLDSKPRDAAWLTRAEQDALRDAIDEEQRQRAAAHPVKPSLGALLRDPQILIFCLIYFAVSLTIYGATFWLPSIIRKMGHFNDLQVGLFNSIPWLISIVAMYLFAMLAARFKFQQAWVACVLLIAAAGMYAAGQGGPLFSFIAICFAAIGFKAASALFWPIPQGYLDARISAAVLALINSIGNLGGFVAPAAFGLLEQKTGSIEGGLTGLAVMSVVAAGVVFFTRTPRREGLPASAH, from the coding sequence ATGAGCAGCCCCATGGCCGGTACAGCGCGGCCCGAGCACGCCGGCGTGCTGGCGAGCGCCGTGCGCAAGATCAAGTGGCGTGTGTTGCCGCTGTTCGTCGTGATGTTCATCGTCAACTACATCGATCGAGTGAACATCGGCTTCGTGCGTCAGCATCTGAGCGCCGATCTGGGCATCGGCGCGGCGGCTTACGGGCTCGGCGCGGGACTCTTCTTCATCAGCTATGCGATCTTCGAAGTGCCGTCGAACATCCTGCTGCAGCGCTTCGGCGCGAAGCTGTGGCTCGCGCGCATCATGCTCACGTGGGGGCTGGCCGCGGCCGGCATGGCGTTCGTGCGCGGCGAGACGTCGTTCTATGCGGTGCGGCTGCTGCTCGGCGCGGCCGAAGCGGGCTTCTTTCCCGGCGTCATCTACTACTTCACGCAATGGCTGCCGAGCAACGAGCGCGGCAAGGCGATGGCGATCTTCCTGAGCGGCTCGGCGCTCGCGTCGGTGGTGTCCGGGCCGATCTCCGGCGGGCTGATGTTGATCGAAGGCGCAGGGCTGCGCGGCTGGCAGTGGATGTTCGTGATCGAAGGCATGTTCTCGGTCGTGCTCGCGGGCTTCGTCCTGCTGTGGCTCGACTCGAAGCCGCGCGACGCCGCCTGGCTCACCCGCGCCGAGCAGGACGCGCTGCGCGATGCGATCGACGAAGAGCAACGCCAGCGCGCCGCGGCGCACCCGGTCAAACCATCGCTGGGAGCGCTGCTGCGCGATCCGCAAATCCTGATCTTTTGCCTGATCTACTTCGCGGTGTCGCTGACCATCTACGGCGCGACCTTCTGGTTGCCCAGCATCATCCGCAAGATGGGCCATTTCAACGATTTGCAGGTCGGCCTGTTCAACTCGATTCCGTGGCTGATCTCGATCGTGGCGATGTACCTGTTCGCGATGCTCGCGGCGCGCTTCAAGTTCCAGCAAGCGTGGGTCGCGTGCGTGCTGCTGATCGCCGCGGCCGGCATGTATGCGGCCGGCCAGGGCGGCCCGCTGTTCTCGTTCATCGCGATCTGCTTTGCGGCGATCGGTTTCAAGGCGGCCTCGGCGCTGTTCTGGCCGATTCCGCAGGGATACCTCGACGCGCGCATTTCCGCGGCGGTGCTGGCGCTGATCAACTCGATCGGCAACCTCGGCGGCTTCGTCGCGCCGGCGGCTTTCGGCTTGCTCGAACAGAAGACCGGCTCGATCGAGGGCGGCCTCACTGGACTCGCGGTGATGTCGGTGGTAGCCGCCGGGGTCGTGTTCTTCACCCGCACGCCCCGACGCGAAGGATTGCCCGCCTCCGCGCATTGA
- a CDS encoding alpha-amylase family protein codes for MLNDLWYKNAIIYCLSVGTFMDANGDGVGDFQGLMRRLDYLQGLGMTTIWLMPFHPSPGRDNGYDVSDYYNVDPKYGTLGDFVEFTHACAERGLRVIIDLVVNHTSDQHPWFQEARSDPASKYRDWYVWSDAKPPDAQRGVAFPGVQKSTWSFDKRARRWYFHRFYDFQPDLNTSNPYVQAELLKIMGFWIQLGVSGFRMDAVPFVIATKGPKVRRPVEQYDMLRTFREFLQWREGDAIILAEANVPPQTDLQYFGDEGERLPMMFNFGLNQNTFYTLATADTKPLKDALVATRPRPPSAQWGVFLRNHDELDLGRLTPEQREAVFAAFAPDPDMQLYGRGIRRRLAPMLSGDRRRLELAYSLMLSLPGTPVFRYGDEIGMGDDLRRPDRQCARTPMQWSAEPQGGFTNHPDPPVPAIASGAYGFERVNVANQRRDPDSFLNWTERMIRMRREVPEVSWGDFEVLRTSRNDVLALCYHWRNNSVLFLHNFRAEAGTVEFRLNANEPGTEPLINLLSDDHSEGDDDGCHTVVLEPFGYRWYRVGGLDYLLRRTEV; via the coding sequence ATGCTCAATGACCTCTGGTACAAGAACGCGATCATTTATTGCCTGTCGGTAGGCACGTTCATGGACGCCAATGGCGACGGCGTCGGCGACTTCCAGGGTCTCATGCGCAGGCTCGATTACCTGCAAGGGCTTGGCATGACGACGATCTGGCTGATGCCCTTTCATCCGTCGCCGGGGCGCGATAACGGTTACGACGTTAGCGATTATTACAACGTCGACCCCAAGTACGGCACGCTCGGCGATTTTGTCGAGTTCACGCACGCGTGCGCCGAGCGGGGCTTGCGCGTCATCATCGACCTCGTGGTCAATCACACGTCCGACCAGCACCCCTGGTTCCAGGAAGCACGCAGCGATCCCGCTTCGAAGTATCGCGACTGGTACGTCTGGTCGGACGCCAAGCCGCCCGATGCGCAACGCGGTGTCGCATTTCCGGGCGTGCAGAAGTCGACCTGGAGTTTCGACAAGCGGGCGAGACGCTGGTACTTCCATCGTTTCTATGATTTTCAACCGGACCTGAATACCTCCAATCCGTATGTGCAGGCGGAGCTGCTGAAGATCATGGGCTTCTGGATCCAGCTTGGCGTCTCCGGATTCCGCATGGACGCGGTGCCCTTCGTCATTGCGACGAAGGGCCCGAAGGTGCGTCGACCCGTTGAGCAATACGACATGTTGCGAACTTTTCGCGAGTTTCTACAGTGGCGCGAGGGCGACGCGATCATTCTGGCGGAAGCCAATGTGCCGCCCCAAACGGATCTTCAGTACTTCGGCGACGAGGGCGAGCGCTTGCCGATGATGTTCAACTTCGGGCTCAACCAGAACACCTTTTACACGCTCGCGACGGCCGACACGAAGCCGTTGAAGGACGCGCTCGTTGCCACCAGGCCACGGCCGCCGAGCGCGCAATGGGGCGTGTTTCTGCGCAATCACGACGAACTCGATCTGGGCCGCCTGACACCGGAACAGCGCGAGGCCGTGTTCGCCGCGTTCGCCCCGGACCCCGACATGCAGCTGTATGGGCGCGGCATCCGCCGCAGACTTGCGCCGATGCTGTCGGGCGACAGACGCCGCCTCGAACTTGCCTACAGCCTGATGCTGAGTTTGCCGGGCACGCCCGTGTTCCGGTACGGCGATGAGATCGGCATGGGCGACGACCTGCGCCGGCCCGATCGCCAGTGCGCGCGCACGCCGATGCAATGGTCGGCGGAGCCGCAAGGCGGCTTCACCAACCATCCGGATCCGCCCGTCCCCGCGATTGCGAGCGGTGCTTATGGCTTTGAGCGGGTCAACGTGGCGAACCAGCGGCGCGATCCCGATTCGTTTCTCAACTGGACGGAGCGAATGATTCGCATGCGCCGCGAAGTGCCGGAAGTCAGCTGGGGGGACTTCGAAGTGCTGCGTACCTCGCGAAACGATGTCCTTGCGCTCTGTTATCACTGGCGCAACAACTCCGTGCTGTTTCTGCATAACTTCCGCGCGGAAGCGGGTACCGTCGAATTCCGCCTGAACGCCAACGAACCGGGCACAGAGCCGCTGATCAATCTTCTGTCCGACGACCACAGCGAGGGCGACGATGACGGCTGCCACACGGTGGTGCTCGAGCCGTTCGGATACCGATGGTATCGGGTGGGTGGCCTCGACTATCTGCTCAGGCGGACCGAGGTCTAG
- a CDS encoding helix-turn-helix transcriptional regulator: MNTAQTLGDFLRSRRTRLDPASFGLSGRRRTPGLRREEVAQRANISSTWYTWLEQGRGGAPSAAVLERICAALMLTNPEREHLFMLGLGRPPEVRYRATDGVDPRLQRVLDSLDTSPSIIKSATWDVIAWNRAAAVVLIDYGALPPGQRNILRFLFSDPAVRAKQHDWESVARFVVGTFRADVARAGLASEVGDLVDDLCRISPDFERMWRDNQVFGHSEGQHVKRLMHPTFGSIEMEYSLFAVDGRPDLSMLVYTPLDARIAKRIRSAVSSIEERVAAAPVTAA, translated from the coding sequence GTGAACACCGCCCAAACCCTCGGAGACTTTCTGCGCAGCCGACGCACGCGGCTCGATCCGGCCAGCTTCGGCTTGTCGGGCCGCAGGCGTACGCCCGGATTGCGGCGTGAAGAAGTGGCCCAGCGCGCGAATATCAGTTCGACCTGGTACACGTGGCTCGAGCAGGGTCGCGGCGGTGCGCCTTCCGCCGCGGTGCTGGAGCGCATCTGCGCGGCGCTGATGCTGACCAATCCCGAGCGCGAACATCTTTTCATGCTGGGCCTCGGGCGACCGCCGGAAGTGCGCTACCGCGCCACCGACGGGGTCGATCCGCGGTTGCAGCGGGTGCTCGATTCGCTCGATACCAGCCCGTCGATCATCAAGAGCGCGACGTGGGACGTCATCGCGTGGAATCGCGCCGCGGCCGTCGTGCTCATCGACTACGGCGCACTGCCGCCGGGCCAGCGCAACATCCTGCGCTTTCTGTTCAGCGACCCGGCCGTGCGGGCGAAACAGCACGACTGGGAAAGCGTCGCGCGCTTCGTCGTGGGGACCTTCCGCGCGGACGTTGCACGCGCCGGGCTCGCTTCCGAAGTGGGCGATCTGGTCGACGATCTGTGCCGCATCAGCCCCGACTTCGAGCGCATGTGGCGCGACAACCAGGTTTTCGGCCACAGCGAAGGACAGCACGTCAAGCGCCTGATGCATCCGACGTTCGGCAGCATCGAAATGGAGTATTCGCTGTTCGCCGTCGATGGTCGGCCAGACCTGAGCATGCTCGTGTACACACCGCTCGACGCGCGAATCGCAAAGCGCATTCGCAGTGCCGTGTCATCGATCGAGGAACGGGTTGCAGCCGCGCCTGTCACGGCTGCGTAG
- a CDS encoding glucarate dehydratase family protein encodes MTRDITITQVRITPIAFRDGPLLNAAGIHEPWALRAIVELETSDGRVGLSETYGDEPMLRVLEQAKSLVIGLSPFDLNRMEERVRAAIKASPGAVEFELAPGSHSAKNAPKVISALEVAMLDLQGQIVGAPIVDLLGGKVRDAVPYSAYLFFKYAEHIDKPYAPDAWGEGLSPEQIVAQARRMIELYGFQSIKLKGGVFEPVHEIACMRALHQAFPGVPLRLDPNANWTLETSVAAAPELDELLEYYEDPCPGLEGMAELARHTRLPLATNMVITTMEDFRRGAEMGSVKVLLSDHHYWGGLRATQTLARMCKLWDLGMSMHSNSHLGISLMAMTHVAASIPNLTYACDTHYPWQEEEVIKGGRVKFDNGSVCVPTTPGLGVELDRERLAELHAQYLSCGVRNRDDLTQMRKYEPGFSGKNPRF; translated from the coding sequence ATGACTCGCGACATCACCATCACACAGGTGCGCATCACCCCGATCGCTTTCCGCGACGGCCCGCTGCTCAACGCCGCGGGGATCCACGAACCGTGGGCGCTACGCGCCATCGTCGAACTGGAGACGAGCGACGGCCGCGTCGGCCTCTCCGAGACCTATGGCGACGAGCCGATGCTGCGCGTGCTGGAGCAGGCCAAGTCGCTGGTGATCGGCCTGTCGCCGTTCGACCTCAATCGCATGGAAGAGCGCGTGCGGGCCGCAATCAAGGCGAGCCCGGGCGCGGTCGAATTCGAACTCGCGCCCGGCTCGCACTCGGCGAAGAACGCGCCGAAAGTCATCAGCGCGCTCGAAGTCGCGATGCTCGACCTGCAAGGGCAGATCGTCGGCGCGCCGATCGTCGATCTGCTCGGAGGCAAGGTGCGCGACGCGGTGCCCTACAGCGCCTATCTGTTCTTCAAATACGCCGAGCACATCGACAAGCCCTATGCGCCCGATGCCTGGGGCGAAGGCCTGAGCCCCGAGCAGATCGTCGCGCAGGCGCGTCGGATGATCGAGCTGTATGGCTTCCAGAGCATCAAGCTGAAGGGCGGCGTGTTCGAACCCGTACACGAAATCGCGTGCATGCGCGCGCTGCATCAGGCATTCCCCGGCGTGCCGCTGCGCCTCGACCCGAACGCCAACTGGACGCTCGAAACGAGCGTCGCGGCCGCCCCCGAACTCGACGAGTTGCTCGAATACTATGAAGACCCGTGCCCGGGTCTCGAAGGAATGGCTGAGCTCGCCAGGCACACGCGCCTGCCGCTCGCGACCAACATGGTCATCACGACGATGGAAGATTTCCGTCGCGGCGCCGAGATGGGTTCGGTCAAGGTCTTGCTGTCGGATCATCACTACTGGGGCGGGCTGCGCGCGACGCAGACGCTCGCGCGCATGTGCAAGCTGTGGGACCTCGGCATGTCGATGCACTCGAACTCGCACCTCGGCATCAGCCTGATGGCGATGACGCACGTCGCGGCCAGCATCCCCAACCTGACCTACGCATGCGACACGCACTACCCGTGGCAGGAGGAAGAAGTCATCAAGGGCGGCCGCGTGAAGTTCGACAACGGCTCGGTGTGCGTGCCCACCACGCCCGGCCTCGGCGTCGAGCTCGACCGCGAGCGTCTCGCCGAACTGCATGCGCAGTATCTGTCGTGCGGCGTGCGCAATCGCGATGACCTGACGCAGATGCGCAAGTACGAGCCGGGCTTCAGCGGCAAGAATCCGCGCTTTTGA